A single genomic interval of Acidovorax sp. 1608163 harbors:
- a CDS encoding ABC transporter ATP-binding protein, whose translation MHVNLDVGGPAQPLLTVRGLVKHFPLKKDAFGRGGGVVHAVDGVDFEVIKGETLGVVGESGCGKSTTARLLMQLMEPTAGEVIFDGRTVGSRDLPLKEFRRQVQMVFQDSYASLNPRLTIEDSVAFGPQVHGLPRRDAVARARNLLDRVGLAPTRFAERYPHELSGGQRQRVNIARALALQPRMVILDEAVSALDKSVEAQVLNLLTDLKAEFGLTYVFISHDLNVVHYMSDRVMVMYLGQVAEIGPSDALFEQPAHPYTAALLSSMPSMDPDHRTEEAPLAGDPPNPIQPPPGCRFHPRCGLAAPVCAQQVPQRTWATPVRMVACLQHESGSGHPNALPLRQVA comes from the coding sequence ATGCATGTGAACCTGGATGTCGGCGGACCTGCGCAGCCGTTGCTCACCGTGCGGGGCTTGGTCAAGCACTTCCCGCTCAAGAAGGACGCGTTCGGGCGCGGCGGTGGCGTGGTGCACGCGGTGGACGGCGTGGACTTTGAGGTGATCAAAGGCGAAACACTCGGGGTGGTGGGGGAGTCGGGCTGCGGCAAGTCCACCACGGCGCGGCTATTGATGCAGTTGATGGAGCCCACGGCGGGCGAGGTCATTTTTGACGGCCGCACGGTGGGCAGCCGTGACCTGCCACTCAAGGAGTTTCGGCGGCAGGTACAAATGGTGTTTCAGGACAGCTATGCATCGCTGAACCCGCGCCTGACCATTGAAGACTCGGTGGCCTTTGGACCGCAGGTGCACGGACTGCCAAGGCGCGATGCCGTCGCCCGCGCCCGCAACCTGCTGGACCGCGTGGGTCTGGCGCCTACGCGCTTTGCAGAGCGCTACCCGCACGAGCTTTCAGGCGGTCAGCGGCAGCGGGTGAACATTGCACGGGCGCTGGCTTTGCAGCCGCGCATGGTGATCCTGGACGAAGCCGTCTCCGCCCTCGACAAATCGGTGGAAGCCCAGGTGCTGAACCTGCTGACCGACCTGAAGGCGGAGTTTGGCCTGACCTATGTCTTCATCAGCCACGACCTGAATGTGGTGCATTACATGAGTGACCGGGTGATGGTGATGTACCTGGGCCAGGTGGCAGAGATCGGGCCTTCGGATGCGCTCTTTGAGCAGCCTGCGCACCCCTACACCGCAGCCCTTTTGTCGTCCATGCCGTCGATGGACCCGGACCACCGCACTGAAGAAGCCCCTTTGGCGGGAGACCCGCCCAACCCTATCCAGCCGCCTCCGGGGTGCCGGTTTCACCCGCGCTGCGGCCTGGCGGCGCCCGTGTGTGCGCAACAGGTGCCGCAGCGCACGTGGGCCACGCCCGTGCGCATGGTGGCCTGCCTGCAACACGAATCCGGCAGCGGCCATCCCAACGCCTTGCCTTTGCGCCAGGTGGCATGA
- a CDS encoding ABC transporter ATP-binding protein, which translates to MVVLRDLSVTFTGGRKPVQAVSGVSLQVGRGEVVALIGESGSGKSVTLRTLLRLHPERRTRLGGEVRVAGMDVLALSGKALADYRGKVTSMIFQEPLLALDPVYTVGAQIVEAIRRHEPAATATQAQQRALALFERVRIPSPERRLQAYPHEMSGGMRQRAMIALALACHPQLLLADEPTTALDATVQIQILLLLRELQRDLGLSVIFVTHDIGAAVEVADRIAVMYAGRIVEEGTAHDLIRNPRHPYTRALLQSRAHGAMARGLPLQTIGGAPPDLSALPPGCAFAERCALVAEACRLQQPPLVAIVPGHQARCLRTDALDAAAPAPALFTH; encoded by the coding sequence ATGGTGGTGCTACGCGACCTGAGTGTCACCTTCACCGGAGGTCGCAAGCCCGTGCAGGCCGTCAGCGGAGTGAGCTTGCAGGTGGGCCGGGGCGAAGTGGTGGCACTGATTGGTGAGTCCGGCTCGGGCAAAAGCGTCACCTTGCGCACGCTGCTGCGTTTGCACCCCGAGCGGCGCACGCGCCTGGGTGGTGAAGTGCGGGTGGCGGGCATGGATGTACTGGCCTTGTCGGGCAAGGCTTTGGCGGACTACCGGGGCAAGGTCACTTCCATGATCTTCCAGGAGCCTTTGCTGGCGCTGGACCCGGTGTACACCGTGGGTGCGCAGATCGTGGAGGCCATCCGGCGCCATGAGCCCGCCGCCACCGCAACCCAGGCCCAACAGCGCGCGCTGGCGTTGTTCGAGCGTGTGCGCATCCCCAGTCCAGAGCGCCGTCTGCAGGCTTACCCCCATGAAATGTCGGGCGGCATGCGCCAGCGCGCCATGATCGCCCTGGCCCTGGCCTGCCACCCGCAGCTGCTGTTGGCCGATGAGCCCACCACGGCGCTGGATGCCACGGTGCAGATCCAGATCCTGCTGCTGTTGCGTGAGCTGCAGCGTGATTTGGGGCTTTCGGTCATCTTTGTCACCCATGACATTGGTGCCGCGGTGGAGGTGGCCGACCGCATTGCCGTGATGTATGCCGGGCGCATTGTGGAAGAGGGCACGGCCCACGACCTGATCCGCAACCCACGCCACCCCTACACGCGGGCCCTGTTGCAAAGCCGCGCCCACGGTGCCATGGCGCGCGGCCTGCCGCTGCAGACCATTGGCGGGGCTCCGCCGGACCTGTCTGCATTGCCGCCAGGGTGTGCGTTTGCTGAGCGCTGTGCACTGGTCGCCGAGGCATGTCGATTGCAGCAGCCCCCGCTGGTGGCTATCGTCCCCGGCCACCAGGCCCGCTGCCTGCGCACCGATGCTCTCGATGCCGCAGCCCCCGCTCCCGCTTTGTTCACCCATTAA
- a CDS encoding amidase: MPLHDPAHAFVPYPDVPLAHAGSGPLSGLTFGVKDLFDVAGYPTGGGNPLVLAQSGIKAQTAPTVQKLLDAGARVVGKTVTDELAFSMNGNNAHFGAPINGAAPTRITGGSSSGSASAVSSGLCDFALGTDTGGSVRAPANHCRLYGLRPTHGRISLQGALDLAPSLDTCGWFARDAHTFARVADVLLAADVPPLSPQVRVLWPADVWGLLAPGVVDAFQAATQRVTAVLGAPSRVEVALDSFDAMFWNFRYLQGREAWMTDGPLIERFAPPLGPGVAERFTWSRAVTDAQVAAAGAFRGRFKQHMADLLGADGVLLMPTMPDVAPLRVAPESSLEDYRNRAIQMLCIAGLAGFPQLSMPMAQRDGAPLGLSLLGPAGSDRSLVGLAERIAAAA; the protein is encoded by the coding sequence ATGCCCTTGCACGACCCTGCCCATGCCTTTGTGCCTTATCCCGACGTGCCTTTGGCCCATGCTGGCTCCGGCCCACTGTCGGGCCTGACTTTCGGGGTCAAGGATTTGTTCGATGTGGCTGGCTACCCCACGGGGGGCGGCAATCCGCTCGTGCTGGCCCAGTCGGGCATCAAGGCGCAGACGGCGCCCACGGTGCAAAAACTGCTGGACGCAGGTGCTCGCGTGGTCGGCAAAACGGTGACCGACGAGCTGGCGTTTTCCATGAATGGCAACAACGCCCACTTTGGCGCGCCCATCAACGGTGCTGCGCCCACACGCATCACAGGAGGCTCTTCATCGGGCTCGGCTTCGGCGGTGTCCTCCGGACTGTGTGACTTTGCCTTGGGCACAGACACCGGGGGGTCGGTGCGTGCCCCGGCCAACCACTGCCGTCTGTATGGCTTGCGTCCTACGCACGGGCGTATCAGCCTGCAAGGCGCTCTGGACTTGGCCCCCAGCCTGGACACTTGCGGTTGGTTCGCCCGCGATGCGCACACCTTTGCCCGCGTTGCCGATGTGCTGCTGGCGGCAGATGTGCCGCCCCTGTCGCCCCAGGTACGCGTGCTGTGGCCTGCCGATGTTTGGGGCCTCTTGGCGCCCGGTGTGGTGGATGCGTTCCAGGCCGCCACCCAGCGCGTGACCGCTGTGCTGGGGGCGCCCAGCCGCGTAGAGGTAGCGCTGGATTCGTTCGATGCGATGTTCTGGAACTTTCGCTACCTGCAAGGCCGTGAAGCCTGGATGACGGATGGTCCACTGATCGAGCGCTTTGCCCCACCCCTGGGGCCTGGTGTGGCAGAGCGGTTTACGTGGTCGCGCGCCGTGACCGATGCGCAGGTGGCTGCTGCAGGTGCCTTTCGCGGTCGATTCAAGCAGCATATGGCCGACTTGTTGGGAGCCGACGGGGTGTTGCTGATGCCAACCATGCCCGATGTGGCGCCCTTGCGGGTTGCACCCGAGAGCAGCCTGGAGGACTACCGCAACCGTGCCATCCAGATGCTCTGCATTGCAGGGCTGGCAGGCTTTCCGCAGTTGTCCATGCCGATGGCGCAGCGCGATGGAGCGCCGTTGGGGCTGTCCTTGCTGGGCCCCGCTGGCAGCGATAGATCACTGGTGGGGTTGGCGGAGCGGATTGCTGCAGCGGCCTGA
- a CDS encoding ureidoglycolate lyase, with protein MPTLNTSTLATPAQQLAPAALTPAAFAAFGTVLQAPPGTGRLINAGTSERFDLVDDLCLGQQGGRAQMALFRAQARQFPVALEEMERHQLGSQSFIPLGRRRFVIVVAAAGLPPQASDLRAFVSNGLQGVTLAPGTWHHALMAVDAGDFLVVERASSAADCDTWLLTTPPCLQWSPED; from the coding sequence ATGCCCACCTTAAACACCTCCACTTTGGCAACACCTGCACAGCAGCTGGCACCCGCAGCCCTCACACCTGCAGCCTTCGCAGCCTTTGGCACCGTACTGCAAGCACCACCTGGCACAGGCCGCCTGATCAATGCAGGCACCAGTGAGCGGTTTGACCTGGTGGACGACCTGTGTCTGGGCCAACAAGGCGGGCGGGCACAAATGGCGCTGTTCCGGGCCCAGGCGCGGCAATTTCCCGTCGCGCTGGAAGAGATGGAGCGCCACCAACTGGGCAGCCAGTCGTTCATCCCCTTGGGACGCCGCCGCTTCGTGATCGTGGTGGCCGCCGCAGGCCTGCCCCCACAAGCATCCGATCTGCGCGCTTTTGTAAGCAATGGACTGCAAGGGGTCACCCTGGCGCCAGGTACATGGCACCACGCCTTAATGGCGGTGGATGCGGGCGATTTCCTGGTGGTGGAACGGGCCAGTTCCGCAGCCGACTGCGATACGTGGCTTTTGACCACCCCGCCCTGTTTGCAATGGAGCCCAGAGGACTGA
- a CDS encoding NADP-dependent malic enzyme has translation MPENTTAQNNNPDKRAQLRRAALEYHEFPKPGKIAIAATKQMVNQHDLALAYSPGVAAPCEEIVKDPNAAFKYTSRGNLVGVVTNGTAVLGLGDIGPLAGKPVMEGKGVLFKKFSGIDVFDIEINEKDPEKLVEIIASLEPTFGGINLEDIKAPDCFYIERKLRERMKIPVFHDDQHGTAIVVGAAILNGLKVAGKDPKSVKLVTSGAGAAALACLGLLVKLGIPRENIWVTDLAGVVYEGRTELMDEDKIQFAQKTDQRTLSEVIEGADVFLGLSAGGVLKQDMVKKMAARPLIFALANPNPEIQPEDVKAVRDDAIIATGRTDYPNQVNNVLCFPYIFRGALDSGATTITLEMEIAAVHAIAELAQAEQSEVVAAAYVGEQLAFGPEYLIPKPFDPRLMMMIAPAVAQAAADSGVALRPIADMDAYRDQLQSFVYASGTMMKPIFTAAKSATKKRVAYAEGEEERVLRAAQIVVDERVARPTLIGRPTVIAERIEKFGLRLQEGRDYDVVNVEQDHRYRDFWQTYHRMTERKGVTVPIAKIEMRRRLSLIGAMLLHKGEVDGLIAGTWGHTNLHLNYIDQVIGKRAGVTTFACMNGLLLPDRQVFLVDTHVNYDPTAEQLAEITVMAAEEMMRFGIKPRAALLSHSNFGSSNQPSAVKMRQTLELLRVQAPWLEVDGEMHGDVALDSKARAAIMPHSDLIGDANLLVLPNIDAANISYNLLKTAAGGNIAIGPVLLGAAQPVHILTASTTVRRIVNMTALTVADANASR, from the coding sequence ATGCCCGAGAACACCACGGCCCAGAACAACAACCCAGACAAACGTGCCCAGCTGCGCCGCGCGGCACTCGAATACCACGAGTTTCCCAAGCCCGGCAAGATCGCCATCGCAGCCACCAAGCAGATGGTCAACCAGCACGATCTGGCGTTGGCTTATTCGCCGGGTGTGGCTGCTCCTTGTGAAGAAATCGTCAAAGACCCGAACGCGGCCTTCAAGTACACCAGCCGTGGCAACTTGGTGGGCGTGGTGACCAACGGCACCGCTGTGCTGGGCCTGGGCGATATCGGCCCGCTGGCGGGCAAGCCGGTGATGGAAGGCAAGGGCGTCCTCTTCAAGAAGTTCTCTGGCATCGATGTGTTTGACATCGAAATCAACGAGAAAGACCCTGAGAAGCTGGTCGAAATCATTGCCAGCCTGGAGCCCACCTTCGGCGGTATCAACCTCGAAGACATCAAGGCCCCTGACTGCTTCTACATCGAGCGCAAACTGCGCGAACGCATGAAGATTCCGGTCTTCCATGACGACCAGCACGGCACGGCCATCGTGGTGGGCGCAGCCATCTTGAACGGCCTGAAGGTGGCGGGCAAAGACCCCAAGAGCGTGAAGCTGGTGACCTCGGGCGCGGGCGCTGCAGCCCTGGCCTGCCTGGGCCTGCTGGTCAAGCTGGGCATCCCCCGCGAAAACATCTGGGTGACCGACCTGGCCGGTGTGGTGTACGAAGGCCGCACCGAGCTGATGGACGAGGACAAGATTCAGTTCGCTCAGAAGACCGATCAGCGCACCCTGAGCGAAGTGATCGAGGGCGCGGACGTGTTCCTGGGCCTGTCGGCAGGCGGCGTGCTGAAACAGGACATGGTCAAGAAGATGGCGGCACGCCCCTTGATCTTCGCGCTGGCCAACCCCAACCCTGAAATCCAGCCCGAAGACGTGAAGGCGGTGCGCGACGACGCCATCATCGCCACGGGCCGCACGGACTACCCCAACCAGGTCAACAACGTCCTGTGCTTCCCGTACATCTTCCGTGGGGCGCTCGATAGCGGCGCCACCACCATCACCCTGGAGATGGAAATTGCGGCCGTGCACGCCATTGCCGAGCTGGCCCAGGCCGAGCAAAGCGAAGTGGTGGCTGCGGCCTATGTGGGCGAGCAGCTGGCTTTTGGCCCCGAGTACCTCATCCCCAAGCCGTTCGACCCCCGCTTGATGATGATGATTGCGCCCGCCGTGGCCCAGGCGGCTGCCGACAGTGGCGTGGCCCTGCGCCCCATCGCTGACATGGATGCCTACCGCGACCAGCTGCAAAGCTTTGTGTACGCCTCGGGCACTATGATGAAGCCCATCTTCACGGCCGCCAAGAGCGCCACGAAGAAGCGCGTGGCCTATGCCGAAGGGGAAGAAGAGCGCGTGCTGCGCGCCGCGCAAATCGTGGTGGATGAGCGCGTGGCCCGCCCCACGCTGATTGGCCGCCCCACGGTGATCGCCGAGCGCATCGAGAAGTTCGGCCTGCGCCTGCAGGAAGGGCGTGACTACGACGTGGTGAACGTGGAGCAAGACCACCGCTATCGCGACTTCTGGCAAACCTACCACCGCATGACCGAGCGCAAGGGCGTGACGGTGCCGATTGCCAAGATCGAAATGCGCCGCCGCCTGTCGCTGATTGGCGCCATGCTGCTGCACAAGGGCGAGGTCGATGGCCTGATTGCAGGCACCTGGGGCCACACCAACCTGCACCTGAATTACATCGACCAGGTGATTGGCAAGCGCGCTGGCGTGACCACGTTTGCGTGCATGAACGGCCTGCTGCTGCCCGATCGCCAGGTGTTTCTGGTCGATACCCACGTCAACTACGACCCTACGGCCGAGCAGCTGGCGGAAATCACCGTGATGGCGGCCGAGGAAATGATGCGCTTTGGTATCAAGCCCCGCGCTGCGCTGCTGTCGCACTCCAACTTTGGCTCCAGCAACCAGCCCAGCGCCGTCAAGATGCGCCAGACGCTGGAGCTGCTGCGCGTGCAGGCGCCCTGGCTGGAAGTGGACGGCGAGATGCACGGCGACGTGGCCCTGGACAGCAAGGCCCGTGCGGCCATCATGCCGCACAGCGACCTGATCGGTGACGCTAACTTGCTGGTGCTGCCCAACATCGATGCGGCCAATATTTCCTACAACCTGCTCAAAACCGCAGCGGGCGGCAACATCGCCATTGGCCCTGTGTTGCTGGGCGCGGCGCAGCCGGTGCACATCCTCACCGCCAGCACCACGGTGCGCCGCATTGTGAATATGACGGCTTTGACGGTAGCCGACGCTAACGCGTCGCGATAA
- a CDS encoding ribonuclease domain-containing protein, translated as MLKAFATQVRKAGVLWVLGAAFVLAPVVGHARQTPSAAGSLSSIALAELPAQGRVTYALIREGGPFPYDKDGSVFGNRERILPAQQRGYYREYTVRTPGARNRGARRIVCGGQKPRTPDACYYTGDHYASFREIVE; from the coding sequence ATGCTGAAGGCTTTTGCCACCCAGGTTCGCAAAGCAGGGGTTTTGTGGGTTTTGGGTGCCGCGTTTGTGTTGGCTCCGGTGGTGGGCCATGCCCGCCAAACTCCGTCTGCCGCTGGTTCTCTTTCCTCCATTGCATTGGCCGAGTTGCCTGCCCAGGGGCGGGTCACTTATGCGCTGATCCGGGAGGGTGGGCCGTTCCCGTACGACAAAGATGGATCGGTCTTTGGCAACCGTGAACGCATCCTGCCAGCACAGCAACGCGGCTACTACCGCGAATACACCGTCAGAACGCCTGGCGCACGCAACCGGGGGGCGCGCCGCATTGTGTGTGGAGGCCAGAAGCCCCGGACGCCGGACGCTTGCTACTACACCGGCGACCACTACGCCAGTTTCCGCGAAATCGTCGAGTGA
- a CDS encoding barstar family protein: protein MQTPLRKDLETPLRGVRANIVQSIRAFRVQDLQDAATSMGHHFLYANLAHAQTKQDVLDLIAGQFTFPAHFGKNFDALYDCMTDPLHKSGPQPGFIVVLEQIPATVKFDKEAREQLLDIFRDAADYWSDRKIPFRCFYSFL, encoded by the coding sequence ATGCAGACGCCACTTCGTAAAGACCTGGAAACGCCCCTGCGTGGCGTGCGTGCCAATATCGTGCAATCCATTCGCGCCTTCCGCGTGCAGGACCTGCAGGATGCTGCCACCTCCATGGGCCACCATTTTCTGTATGCCAACCTGGCCCACGCACAGACCAAGCAGGACGTGCTTGACCTCATCGCCGGGCAATTCACCTTCCCGGCGCACTTTGGCAAGAACTTCGATGCGCTGTACGACTGCATGACAGACCCCTTGCACAAATCGGGCCCACAGCCTGGTTTCATCGTGGTGCTGGAGCAGATTCCGGCCACCGTGAAGTTTGACAAGGAAGCCCGGGAGCAGCTGCTCGATATCTTCCGGGATGCGGCGGACTACTGGAGCGACCGGAAAATACCCTTCCGCTGTTTCTATTCTTTTCTGTAG
- the rsmA gene encoding 16S rRNA (adenine(1518)-N(6)/adenine(1519)-N(6))-dimethyltransferase RsmA, with the protein MKHIPRKRFGQHFLSDQGIIEGIVQEIAPQPGDPMVEIGPGLAALTQPLVERLGRLTVIELDRDLAARLRLHGQLDVIESDVLRVDFTALAQTFRERLNQPALRLRVVGNLPYNISTPILFHLLEHVDAIRDQHFMLQKEVIDRMVAGPSTSDYGRLSVMLQWRYAMENVLFVPPESFDPPPRVDSAVVRMVPREAPAQVNVKLLEELVQVAFSQRRKLLRHTLGRWLEARQFTGTFDTQRRAEEVPVDEYVALAQACS; encoded by the coding sequence ATGAAGCACATCCCGCGCAAGCGCTTCGGACAGCACTTCCTGTCTGACCAGGGCATCATCGAAGGCATCGTCCAGGAAATCGCCCCGCAGCCGGGCGACCCGATGGTGGAAATCGGCCCTGGGCTAGCAGCCCTCACACAGCCCCTGGTCGAGCGCCTGGGCCGCCTCACCGTCATTGAACTGGACCGCGATCTGGCAGCGCGACTGCGCCTGCATGGGCAGCTCGACGTGATCGAGTCGGATGTGCTCAGAGTCGACTTCACGGCCCTGGCCCAGACCTTTCGCGAACGCCTGAACCAACCCGCCCTGCGCCTGCGCGTGGTGGGCAACCTGCCGTACAACATCTCCACCCCCATCCTGTTCCACCTGCTGGAGCACGTGGACGCAATCCGGGACCAGCATTTCATGCTGCAAAAGGAAGTGATCGACCGGATGGTGGCGGGGCCCTCCACCAGCGACTACGGGCGCTTGTCGGTGATGCTGCAGTGGCGTTACGCCATGGAGAACGTGCTGTTCGTGCCCCCCGAGAGCTTTGATCCGCCCCCGCGCGTGGACAGCGCCGTGGTGCGCATGGTGCCGCGCGAGGCCCCTGCCCAGGTCAACGTGAAGCTGCTCGAAGAACTGGTGCAAGTCGCCTTCAGCCAGCGCCGCAAGCTGCTGCGCCACACCCTGGGCCGCTGGCTCGAAGCCCGCCAGTTCACCGGCACCTTCGACACCCAACGCCGCGCCGAAGAAGTGCCTGTGGACGAATACGTGGCACTGGCGCAGGCTTGCTCTTGA
- a CDS encoding peptidylprolyl isomerase: protein MNHRVMTLALAASLACLASQSAAAQGLRPSSGTSKGLAQQPAAAAATPAAKPAAKPTLALPTPSAADTGPRSADYIVAIVNSEPVTNYEVRSRIARVEQQLAQQGGNAPTPPRELIAREVLERIILEKAQLQLARETGIRADDYAVNQAEAAVAQQNGLTVSELQRRLVSEGLNRDRFREELRNQLLMQRVREREVDAKVKVSDLDIDQFIREQQGTEVSAAEINLAHVLVRVPEDASPAVVAERQARAQQAADKARAGEDFAKVAQEYSDAPEGRRDGGLLGLRPTDRYPELFVTSTQALAVGGIAGPVRSPAGFHVLKVVERSAAGSGPTVVQTNARHILLRTGPQLTEAAAAARLSDYRRRIQAGQADFATLAREHSQDGSAKQGGDLGWANPGRYVPEFEQALSALRPGEISEPLVSRFGVHLIQLVDRREAKLNQREQRDMMRDAVREKKLDEAYATWAQELRGRAYVEYREPPQ from the coding sequence ATGAACCACCGCGTGATGACATTGGCCCTGGCGGCCAGCCTGGCCTGCCTCGCATCCCAAAGCGCTGCGGCGCAAGGGCTGCGCCCCTCCAGCGGCACCAGCAAGGGGCTGGCGCAGCAACCCGCGGCGGCTGCGGCAACGCCTGCCGCCAAACCCGCAGCCAAGCCCACACTGGCGCTGCCCACTCCCTCGGCGGCCGACACCGGCCCACGGTCGGCCGACTACATCGTGGCTATCGTCAACTCCGAGCCCGTCACCAACTACGAAGTGCGCTCGCGCATCGCCCGGGTGGAGCAGCAACTGGCCCAGCAAGGCGGCAACGCCCCCACGCCCCCGCGCGAGCTGATCGCCCGCGAGGTGCTGGAACGCATCATTCTGGAAAAAGCCCAGCTGCAGCTGGCGCGCGAAACCGGCATCCGCGCTGACGACTACGCCGTGAACCAGGCCGAGGCCGCTGTGGCCCAGCAAAACGGGCTCACCGTGAGCGAGTTGCAACGTCGGCTGGTGAGCGAGGGCCTGAACCGCGACCGCTTTCGCGAAGAGCTGCGCAACCAGCTCTTGATGCAGCGCGTGCGCGAGCGCGAAGTGGACGCCAAGGTCAAGGTGAGCGATCTGGACATTGACCAGTTCATCCGCGAACAACAAGGCACCGAAGTGAGTGCCGCCGAGATCAACCTGGCCCACGTGCTGGTGCGCGTGCCCGAAGACGCCAGCCCCGCCGTGGTGGCCGAGCGCCAGGCCCGCGCGCAGCAAGCGGCCGACAAGGCCCGCGCAGGTGAAGACTTTGCCAAGGTGGCCCAGGAATACTCCGACGCGCCCGAAGGCCGCCGCGACGGGGGCCTGCTGGGCCTGCGCCCCACCGACCGATACCCCGAGCTGTTCGTCACCTCGACCCAAGCGCTGGCAGTGGGTGGCATTGCCGGGCCTGTGCGCTCGCCCGCCGGGTTTCACGTCCTGAAGGTGGTGGAGCGCTCTGCGGCAGGCTCTGGCCCCACCGTCGTGCAAACCAACGCGCGCCACATCCTGCTGCGCACCGGCCCCCAGTTGACCGAGGCCGCGGCTGCAGCGCGCCTGAGCGACTACCGCCGCCGCATTCAGGCAGGCCAAGCCGACTTTGCCACGCTGGCGCGCGAGCATTCTCAAGACGGCAGCGCCAAGCAAGGCGGCGACCTGGGCTGGGCCAACCCCGGCCGCTACGTGCCCGAGTTTGAACAGGCCCTGAGCGCCCTGCGCCCCGGCGAAATCAGCGAGCCTCTGGTGTCGCGCTTTGGCGTGCACTTGATCCAGCTGGTGGACCGCCGCGAAGCCAAGCTGAACCAGCGCGAGCAACGCGACATGATGCGCGACGCCGTGCGTGAAAAGAAGCTGGACGAAGCCTACGCCACCTGGGCCCAGGAGCTGCGTGGCCGCGCCTATGTGGAATACCGCGAGCCCCCCCAATGA